The Magnolia sinica isolate HGM2019 chromosome 10, MsV1, whole genome shotgun sequence genome includes a window with the following:
- the LOC131216904 gene encoding uncharacterized protein LOC131216904 isoform X2: MKIYKGYVKNTAHPEGCIAERYLVEESILYCVEYMPNGERGSHKHTRQRFLDEDMVCDEEPLENGKNIYLTNIQHQQVRRWVLHCYDGIYEWKRKYEIYLRPTTSKGKEERAVCRRTMNMISSIGYERSWSLLRAS, encoded by the exons ATGAAGATTTATAAAGGATACGTAAAGAATACAGCACATCCTGAAGGGTGTATTGCAGAGCGTTACCTTGTAGAAGAATCTATTTTATATTGTGTGGAGTACATGCCAAACGGTGAGAGAGGAAGTCACAAGCATACGCGTCAAAGGTTCCTAGACGAGGATATGGTGTGCGATGAAGAGCCTTTGGAAAATGGCAAGAATATATACTTAACTAACATACAACATCAACAAGTACGCAGATGGGTTCTACACTGCTATGATGGAATTTATGAATGGAAAAG GAAGTATGAAATATATTTAAGACCGACCACATCAAAGGGCAAAGAAGAAAGGGCAGTGTGTCGAAGAACAATGAACATGATTTCATCAATTGGTTACGAAAGGAG tTGGAGTTTGTTGAGGGCGAGTTGA
- the LOC131216904 gene encoding uncharacterized protein LOC131216904 isoform X1 — translation MEKLEFVEGELTLKRLVDGPTFKAKCYNKYRVNGFVFSPSEYETTKSTQNNGVSMKAITKYRTSAKDKNYKEDEATYYGVVKQIIELDYTVFRQTVFYYDWVRVEDKTNGCIVDPESNLIMVNMEKLKGHEKEGDEPFILASQASQVLYSKDQIRLGWYVVLMSSKRLTKNMDTLEDLTLFSSSGGENTNLENIIKEFGYEL, via the exons ATGGAAAAG tTGGAGTTTGTTGAGGGCGAGTTGACATTGAAACGATTAGTAGATGGCCCTACATTTAAGGCAAAATGCTATAACAAGTATCGCGTGAATGGTTTTGTATTCTCTCCAAGTGAATACGAGACTACTAAGTCAACACAAAATAATGGGGTGTCCATGAAAGCCATCACTAAATACAGGACAAGTGCTAAAGATAAGAATTACAAAGAAGATGAGGCTACCTATTATGGAGTAGTAAAACAGATAATTGAGTTGGATTACACTGTCTTCCGTCAAACGGTATTTTACTATGATTGGGTCAGAGTGGAAGACAAGACCAATGGATGTATTGTTGATCCCGAGTCAAATTTGATAATGGTAAATATGGAGAAATTGAAAGGAcatgagaaagaaggagatgaacCATTCATACTTGCATCCCAAGCAAGTCAAGTATTATACTCCAAGGATCAAATAAGGCTTGGATGGTATGTTGTTTTAATGTCATCAAAAAGATTGACGAAAAACATGGACACACTTGAAGATCTGACTCTGTTTTCCTCTTCTGGGGGCGAGAATACAAATTTAGAAAATATTATAAAGGAATTTGGTTATGAGTTATAG